GCACGACCTGTGCCCTGAACTTGCCGACGTGCGTTTCAGCGGCACCGCCCGCCGCGTCGCCCGTCCCCTCCTCGAACTGCTCGAGCGCTTCACCTACCGCCTGGCTGACCACGTCATCTCCACCAACGGCTCGTTCCAGGGGATCGCTCTCACGCGTGGGTCCGTCGATCCCGTCGCCTCCACGGTCGTGCGCAGCGGCCCGGTGGCGTCGGAGATGCGGCGGGGGGATCCCCACCCGGACCTCAGGGGGGGCAAGCGCCACCTCGCCTGTTACCTGGGGGTAATGGGGCCCCAGGACGGCGTCGACCTGCTGCTGCGCGGGATCGCGGAGCTCGTCCACCGGCGGGGCCGGACCGACTGTCACTTCGCGCTGCTGGGCTTCGGTGACTGTCTCGTGGATCTGCGGGTCGAGGCGACGGAACTCGGTATCGACCCGTGGGTGACCTTCGCCGGCCGTGCCGACGACCGCATGATCAGCGAGTACCTGTCCACCGCGGACTTGGGGGTCGCACCGGATCCCAGCAATGGTTTCAACGACCTCTGCACGATGAACAAGGTGGTCGAGTACATGGCCTTTGGCGTCCCGGTCGTCTGTTTCGACCTGCCGGAACACCGCGTTTCCGCCGCCGACAGCGCGGTCTACGTCTCCGACAACGACGTCGAGGCGCTGGCGGAAGCCATCGACGGGCTACTCGGCGACGAGGCTCGCCGTGCACGGATGTCGCGCACGGCCCGCAGCCGTATCGAAGACGGGCTGTGCTGGGAACGGCAGGCCGAAGCCTACGTCTCCATCTACAACAAGCTGTTGCGTCGGCCGGCTGCCGACACGGAGACTGCCGCGCCCGAAGATGTCCCGACGCCAAAACCGTCCTGGTCCGGTCGCCCGGACGCCGCCTGAACCAACGACCCGCTGCTGGAAGGAGCACACCGTGGCGTCTTCTCCAGCCGTGGAGCGAGTGGCACGGCCTCACCGCGCCCACCCGCGTCGATAAGGCGCCACGTGACCGAGGCGACGCGCCCCAGGGTCAGCGTGGGAGTCCCGGTGCGCAACGGCGGCCGCTACCTGCGCCGTGCGCTGAGCTCCATCCTCACCCAGGAGTACCACGACCTCGAGGTCGTGATCTCCGACAACGCATCGAGCGACGCAACCAGCGACATCTGCCTCGAGTTCGCGCGTCGAGACGGCCGCGTGCGCTACTACCGCAACCATGAGAACATCGGAGCTGCCCGCAACTACAACCGGGTATTCAAG
This Actinomycetota bacterium DNA region includes the following protein-coding sequences:
- a CDS encoding glycosyltransferase family 4 protein, which produces MRRAHRTVDRNVSRIRPFDDGSGGPHVLILVQNLPVPLDRRVWLECKALRQAGFEVSVVCPMGPDRVAYEELEGVHIHRYPPPPQAAGLPGFVSEVVYCWLATAWMALRIARRHRIDAIQACNPPDTYFALAAPFKLFGTRFVFDQHDLCPELADVRFSGTARRVARPLLELLERFTYRLADHVISTNGSFQGIALTRGSVDPVASTVVRSGPVASEMRRGDPHPDLRGGKRHLACYLGVMGPQDGVDLLLRGIAELVHRRGRTDCHFALLGFGDCLVDLRVEATELGIDPWVTFAGRADDRMISEYLSTADLGVAPDPSNGFNDLCTMNKVVEYMAFGVPVVCFDLPEHRVSAADSAVYVSDNDVEALAEAIDGLLGDEARRARMSRTARSRIEDGLCWERQAEAYVSIYNKLLRRPAADTETAAPEDVPTPKPSWSGRPDAA